From the genome of Miscanthus floridulus cultivar M001 chromosome 10, ASM1932011v1, whole genome shotgun sequence, one region includes:
- the LOC136488924 gene encoding uncharacterized protein encodes MNRPCKPCFFLLYVGTPANIKRRRYYSPDIKRILYAMCLERSAPGMMKEGVTKSVASDMGVPLRVVQRVWLDGKTGGGISAFDSNKKKNCGGKKLPFNPDIIKDVAFNVPLRQRHTIRDLASALHMSRSTLHRSLKEGKFRRHTNAIKFTLTKQNMKERVRFCTQMLDSHSLPDDPTFKSLYNVIYIDEKWFYRAKKNPIYYLAPGEQIPRRAVKSKNFIEKVMFLGVTALPRFENGVCTFDGKIGFFSFTKLEPAKRRSPNRPRGTLELKAMTSVTRETIHKFLIEKVLPAIKEKWPAEERGCPIFIQQDNAKTHIAVDDPDFCRVAQEDGWDIRLMCQPPNSPDLIILDLGFFAALQALFEKSSSSNIQEIEANVIKAYLEYPVDRSNRVFLTLQACMREIMLAKGGQHYAIPHLKKGTPERIGQLPVRLQVDKEDAVHFITA; translated from the exons ATGAACCGTCCATGCAAACCATGCTTTTTTCTTCTTTATGTAGGCACTCCTGCCAATATCAAGAGGAGGCGGTACTACTCTCCTGATATAAAAAGAATCCTGTATGCGATGTGCTTAGAAAGATCAGCCCCAGGCATGATGAAGGAGGGAGTGACGAAATCTGTTGCTAGTGATATGGGGGTGCCGTTGAGAGTTGTCCAGCGTGTATGGCTAGATGGAAAAACTGGTGGTGGAATTTCAGCTTTTGATTCCAATAAGAAAAAAAATTGTGGTGGTAAAAAACTTCCATTTAACCCAGATATCATCAAAgatgt agctttcaatgtgcCACTTAGACAGCGTCATACTATCCGTGACCTAGCCAGTGCCTTGCATATGTCAAGGAGTACATTGCATAGGAGTCTAAAAGAAGGAAAGTTTAGGCGCCATACAAATGCCATAAAGTTCACCTTAACTAAACAAAACATGAAGGAACGTGTGCGATTTTGCACACAAATGCTTGACAGCCATAGTTTACCAGATGACCCAACATTCAAATCTTTGTACAATGTCATTTACATAGATGAGAAATGGTTTTATAGGGCAAAGAAAAACCCAATTTATTACTTGGCGCCGGGCGAACAGATCCCTCGAAGAGCCGTGAAGAGCAAAAATTTCATTGAGAAGGTGATGTTTCTAGGTGTGACAGCCCTCCCGAGGTTTGAGAATGGTGTATGCACATTTGATGGTAAAATAGGATTTTTTTCCTTCACTAAATTGGAGCCGGCCAAGAGAAGAAGTCCCAATAGGCCGAGAG GAACCTTGGAGCTCAAGGCCATGACATCGGTCACGAGGGAAACTATCCATAAGTTTCTGATCGAAAAGGTCTTGCCTGCCATCAAAGAAAAATGGCCTGCTGAAGAACGAGGGTGTCCAATATTCATTCAACAAGACAACGCGAAGACGCATATTGCAGTTGATGACCCGGATTTTTGCCGTGTTGCACAAGAAGATGGGTGGGATATAAGGTTGATGTGTCAGCCACCTAATTCTCCGGATCTTATTATTTTGGATCTAGGTTTTTTTGCAGCCTTGCAGGCATTGTTTGAAAAGTCATCTTCGTCAAACATCCAAGAAATTGAGGCTAATGTGATTAAAGCCTATCTAGAATACCCGGTGGACAGGTCAAATCGTGTGTTCCTTACACTACAAGCATGCATGAGGGAGATAATGCTTGCAAAAGGAGGGCAACATTATGCAATTCCGCATTTGAAGAAGGGAACACCGGAGAGAATTGGTCAACTTCCAGTAAGGCTGCAAGTAGATAAGGAAGATGCAGTGCATTTCATCACTGCATAG